A genomic region of Runella rosea contains the following coding sequences:
- a CDS encoding biotin--[acetyl-CoA-carboxylase] ligase produces MYKSKPKTLFIGKKILYLPSCQSTNDEAADLLRQGQGLEGAVVITDYQTAGRGQRGNQWLAKPGENFTLSVILRPHFLMANEQFRLNIAVSLGVFDFLLPYMGPLLKIKWPNDIYVNNQKLGGILIENTLQGNRLESSVVGIGLNINQLDFEEGRATSLRLMLGKEFSLESLLPELLTSIEKNYLLLRNRKYDLLKTRYLQHLFRYQEPHLFQRLGEEIEGVIVGVAETGHLAVQINNKLEYFDFKEISYVF; encoded by the coding sequence TTGTACAAAAGTAAGCCCAAAACCCTGTTTATTGGAAAAAAAATACTTTATCTGCCATCTTGTCAGTCGACTAACGACGAAGCGGCTGATTTGTTGCGCCAAGGCCAAGGCTTGGAAGGGGCGGTTGTCATAACCGATTACCAGACGGCAGGGCGCGGCCAACGCGGTAATCAGTGGCTCGCTAAGCCTGGCGAAAATTTTACGCTATCCGTGATTTTACGCCCCCATTTTTTGATGGCAAATGAACAGTTTCGGTTAAACATTGCGGTGTCGCTGGGAGTTTTTGATTTTTTACTTCCTTACATGGGGCCTCTCCTAAAAATAAAATGGCCCAACGACATCTACGTAAACAATCAAAAATTAGGTGGAATCTTAATTGAAAATACATTACAGGGAAATCGCCTGGAAAGTTCAGTCGTTGGAATCGGCCTGAATATCAATCAGCTTGATTTTGAAGAAGGCCGGGCCACTTCACTGCGGTTGATGCTCGGAAAGGAGTTTTCATTGGAGTCGCTTCTTCCCGAATTGTTGACTTCCATTGAAAAAAACTATCTTTTATTGCGTAATCGAAAGTATGACCTCCTGAAAACACGTTATTTGCAGCATCTTTTTCGTTATCAGGAGCCGCACTTATTTCAACGATTAGGGGAAGAGATAGAAGGGGTGATTGTGGGAGTAGCCGAAACGGGGCATTTGGCGGTTCAAATCAATAATAAACTTGAATATTTTGATTTTAAGGAAATCAGTTATGTATTTTAA
- a CDS encoding cob(I)yrinic acid a,c-diamide adenosyltransferase, whose product MKIYTKTGDKGTTSLVGGTRISKADLRIDTYGTVDELNSYIGLVRDQPVNEVRRDFLKYIQDRLFTIGSILASEPDNKKHFIPDLHEEDIVALELAMDEMNTVLEPMRSFILPGGHPSVSFGHVARTVCRRAERLVIALNESEPVEAEVIRYLNRLSDYLFVLSRKMAQELGIEEIKWAGRKSS is encoded by the coding sequence ATGAAAATTTATACAAAAACGGGTGACAAAGGCACCACTTCACTCGTGGGCGGGACGCGCATCAGTAAGGCAGATTTACGAATCGATACCTACGGCACGGTAGATGAGCTTAATTCCTACATCGGCTTAGTCCGCGACCAACCCGTGAATGAAGTACGCCGCGACTTTTTAAAATATATTCAGGACCGCCTCTTTACGATTGGCTCCATTTTGGCCTCCGAGCCTGACAACAAAAAACACTTTATCCCTGACCTCCACGAAGAAGACATCGTCGCATTGGAGCTTGCCATGGACGAAATGAACACCGTACTTGAGCCCATGCGCTCGTTTATTCTGCCAGGAGGGCATCCTTCGGTCTCGTTTGGGCACGTGGCCCGTACGGTGTGCCGGCGAGCCGAGCGTTTGGTCATTGCACTCAATGAATCTGAACCCGTTGAAGCCGAGGTGATTCGGTACTTAAACCGTCTTTCTGATTATTTATTTGTGCTTTCACGAAAAATGGCACAGGAATTGGGAATAGAAGAAATAAAATGGGCGGGCCGTAAATCCTCGTAA
- a CDS encoding Uma2 family endonuclease, whose product METIAVKTYTVEEYFAFCEQNTGRFEYVNGEIIEMSGESVTANQIAGNIHFYLRGLLEDQPFIFVQNAVKLQVKGGKAFRIPDFFIFHESGNQKKYATEPIFIVEVLSESSINTDRVTKLAEYTQIPTLQYYLIIEQEECLVEVFNREGKRWYVDFYSDLKETIDFPALNVKLPVSVIYKKINLPAASSSSE is encoded by the coding sequence ATGGAAACAATAGCCGTAAAAACATATACCGTCGAAGAATACTTTGCTTTCTGTGAGCAAAATACGGGGCGTTTTGAGTACGTAAACGGAGAAATTATCGAAATGTCGGGAGAATCAGTAACTGCCAATCAAATTGCGGGTAATATTCATTTTTATCTGCGTGGTCTTTTAGAAGACCAACCTTTTATTTTTGTTCAAAATGCTGTAAAACTGCAAGTAAAAGGAGGAAAAGCGTTTAGAATTCCTGATTTTTTCATTTTTCACGAAAGCGGTAATCAAAAAAAATACGCAACCGAACCAATTTTTATTGTTGAGGTATTGTCGGAAAGCAGTATTAACACGGATCGTGTAACCAAATTAGCTGAATACACGCAAATCCCAACGTTACAATATTATTTAATCATCGAACAAGAGGAATGTTTGGTAGAAGTTTTCAACCGCGAAGGAAAACGTTGGTACGTAGATTTCTACAGCGATTTGAAAGAAACCATTGATTTTCCAGCCCTAAACGTAAAATTGCCCGTATCAGTAATTTACAAAAAAATCAATTTGCCTGCCGCGTCTTCATCGTCCGAATAA
- the ftsH gene encoding ATP-dependent zinc metalloprotease FtsH: MSENNGNPLNSNNRNPRRSGYQGWIIAALVLAILGITFFSKNTAVRPITQKKFEKMVQAHEVQNIVIVNNEFVEVTLTPKALEDPKYRALFADKPYFSNGGPQFQFEVTSADKFLDDFQKLKPDSDSIDYDFDRRSDWTGFLSTWGFLIIMILAMYFLLGRMTGGGGPGGQIFNIGRSRATLFDAENKVKITFNDVAGLEEAKEEIKEIVDYLKSPGKFTKLGAKIPKGALLVGPPGTGKTLIAKAVAGEAGVPFFSLSGSDFVEMFVGVGAARVRDLFKQAKEKAPCIIFIDEIDAVGRSRGRGAMPGANDERENTLNSLLVEMDGFATDSGIIIMAATNRPDVLDPALLRPGRFDRQISVDKPDIIGREAIFKVHLKPIKLSPDVDPKKLAAQTPGFAGAEIANVCNEAALIAARRDREEVTMQDFQDAMDRVIGGLEKKNKLISPDEKKIVAYHEAGHAVAGWFLEHADPLVKVTIVPRGVAALGYAQYLPREQYLYRTEQLMDEMCMTLGGRAAEDVVFGKVSTGALSDLERVTKLAHSMVTVYGLNDKIGNMSYYDSKQSEYSFNKPYSEETARMIDEEMRKIIAQAYDRCHALLSEHREALEVIAKELLEKEILFQSDLERLIGKRPFERETVYQAYMNTENSNDQVKEEKEEEATSETEAK, translated from the coding sequence ATGTCCGAAAACAATGGAAATCCGCTCAACTCCAATAACCGCAATCCGCGCCGTTCCGGGTATCAGGGGTGGATTATTGCGGCATTGGTGTTAGCAATTTTGGGGATTACCTTCTTCAGTAAAAATACTGCGGTAAGGCCGATTACCCAAAAGAAATTTGAGAAGATGGTTCAAGCACACGAAGTGCAAAATATCGTCATTGTCAATAACGAATTTGTGGAAGTAACGCTTACACCCAAAGCGCTGGAAGACCCTAAATACCGCGCTTTGTTTGCCGATAAGCCTTATTTTAGCAACGGAGGCCCCCAATTTCAGTTTGAAGTTACCTCGGCCGATAAATTTTTGGATGACTTCCAAAAACTAAAACCTGATAGCGATTCAATCGACTATGATTTTGATCGCCGCAGCGACTGGACAGGCTTTCTGAGCACTTGGGGCTTCTTGATTATCATGATTTTGGCCATGTATTTTTTGCTTGGCCGCATGACAGGCGGCGGTGGTCCGGGTGGTCAGATATTCAACATTGGTCGGTCACGTGCCACACTTTTTGATGCTGAAAACAAAGTTAAAATAACCTTTAATGATGTTGCTGGTCTGGAAGAAGCCAAAGAGGAAATCAAAGAGATTGTTGATTACCTAAAAAGCCCTGGTAAATTCACCAAATTAGGGGCAAAAATCCCGAAAGGTGCTTTATTGGTAGGCCCTCCCGGTACGGGTAAAACCCTCATCGCAAAAGCGGTAGCGGGCGAAGCTGGCGTTCCTTTCTTCTCCCTTTCAGGGTCTGATTTTGTGGAAATGTTTGTCGGTGTGGGTGCAGCTCGTGTGCGCGATTTATTTAAGCAAGCCAAAGAAAAAGCACCTTGTATTATCTTTATTGACGAGATTGACGCCGTGGGCCGTTCACGTGGTCGGGGTGCGATGCCCGGTGCCAATGATGAGCGCGAAAATACGTTGAACTCCCTGTTGGTAGAAATGGACGGTTTCGCGACCGATTCAGGAATTATCATCATGGCGGCCACCAACCGTCCCGATGTACTTGACCCTGCGCTTTTGCGTCCTGGTCGTTTTGACCGCCAGATTTCGGTTGATAAACCCGATATCATTGGTCGTGAGGCTATTTTCAAAGTTCACTTGAAGCCTATAAAGCTTTCTCCTGATGTAGACCCTAAAAAACTGGCCGCTCAAACGCCTGGTTTTGCAGGAGCTGAAATCGCCAACGTGTGCAACGAAGCCGCCCTAATTGCGGCCCGTCGTGATCGTGAAGAAGTGACCATGCAGGACTTTCAGGATGCAATGGACCGGGTGATTGGAGGTTTGGAGAAAAAGAACAAACTTATCTCACCTGACGAAAAGAAAATCGTAGCTTACCACGAAGCAGGCCATGCGGTAGCAGGTTGGTTCTTGGAGCACGCTGACCCATTGGTTAAAGTAACGATTGTACCGCGTGGTGTAGCGGCATTAGGATACGCTCAGTACCTACCGCGTGAGCAGTATCTATACCGTACCGAGCAACTCATGGACGAAATGTGTATGACGTTGGGGGGCCGCGCCGCCGAAGATGTCGTGTTTGGCAAGGTATCTACGGGCGCACTCAGCGACTTGGAACGCGTAACCAAATTGGCACACAGCATGGTAACGGTGTACGGTCTGAACGACAAAATCGGTAACATGTCCTACTATGATTCCAAGCAGTCTGAGTACTCTTTCAACAAGCCTTATTCGGAAGAAACCGCTCGCATGATTGACGAAGAAATGCGAAAAATCATTGCGCAGGCCTATGACCGCTGTCATGCCTTGCTCTCTGAGCACCGCGAAGCGCTGGAAGTAATCGCCAAAGAATTGTTGGAAAAAGAAATCCTGTTCCAAAGTGACTTAGAGCGTCTGATAGGCAAGCGGCCTTTCGAAAGAGAGACGGTATATCAAGCCTACATGAACACTGAAAACAGCAACGATCAGGTCAAAGAAGAGAAAGAGGAAGAAGCGACCAGCGAAACCGAAGCAAAATAA
- a CDS encoding ABA4-like family protein produces the protein MIETAFQIANALVLPQWLLMIVAPRWRVTQWLVRSYLIPVSLACLYAYFIFSGGPLNFNDFSTFEGVKSLFSKGGDGAVLAGWIHYLAFDLVAGSFVLKDSQEKNIPHGWIVLPLFFCFMLGPIGLLAYWVIRTMKTRQAN, from the coding sequence ATGATAGAAACTGCTTTTCAAATCGCTAATGCGCTCGTATTGCCCCAATGGCTTCTGATGATTGTTGCGCCGCGTTGGCGCGTTACGCAGTGGCTGGTGCGCTCGTACCTGATTCCCGTTTCGCTGGCGTGCCTATACGCATATTTTATTTTCAGCGGTGGGCCGTTGAATTTCAATGACTTCAGTACGTTTGAGGGGGTCAAAAGTTTATTTTCTAAAGGAGGCGACGGCGCAGTGTTGGCTGGGTGGATTCACTATTTAGCGTTTGATTTGGTAGCAGGAAGCTTTGTGTTGAAAGACTCCCAAGAGAAAAATATCCCGCACGGGTGGATTGTACTACCGCTTTTTTTCTGCTTTATGTTGGGACCGATTGGATTACTGGCGTATTGGGTTATTCGGACGATGAAGACGCGGCAGGCAAATTGA
- a CDS encoding IlvD/Edd family dehydratase, which translates to MENELRSQDWFGKEGKDGFIYRSWMKNQGHAPHQFKGKPVIGICNTWSEVTPCNGHFRDLAQSVKNGIYEAGGFPLEFPVMSLGETLIRPTAMLYRNLASMSVEESIRANPFDGIVLLTGCDKTTPSLIMGAASVDLPTIVLPGGPMLAGRFQGKAIGSGTDVWRFADDLKTGKMTPEEFEEAESCMSRSIGHCSTMGTASTMATMAEALGLTLPGLSAIPAADSRKKMNAHMTGMRIVEMVKENLTLSKILTREAFENAIMLNAGVGGSTNFVLHLLAIAGRVGVDLTLDDFDRVGSRMPFLLNVMPSGKYLMEDYFYAGGLQVVINEMKEHLHKNVITVNGKSLIDNSLNAKNWNPDVIASGESPILEEGGIAVIKGNLCENGAVIKPSAASAHLMKHKGRAVVFESIEDYHARIEDPELDIDETCVMVLKNVGPKGYPGMPEVGNMALPKKLLEKGVTDMVRISDARMSGTAYGTVLLHASPESAIGGNLGLVENGDIIEIDIHERYIHWHVSDDEIARRRAAWTPIDLGYNRGHNKLYIEHVTQSHEGCDFDFLIGKSGHKVSRESH; encoded by the coding sequence ATGGAAAATGAACTCCGCAGCCAGGACTGGTTTGGCAAAGAAGGTAAAGACGGTTTTATTTACCGCAGTTGGATGAAAAACCAAGGCCATGCGCCGCACCAATTTAAGGGAAAACCCGTGATTGGTATTTGTAATACGTGGTCGGAAGTAACACCTTGCAACGGCCACTTTCGAGACTTAGCCCAAAGTGTTAAAAACGGTATTTACGAAGCGGGTGGTTTTCCGTTGGAATTTCCAGTGATGTCTTTGGGGGAAACCCTTATTCGTCCTACGGCCATGCTGTATCGCAATCTGGCGAGTATGTCGGTCGAGGAAAGTATTCGAGCCAATCCTTTCGATGGGATTGTCTTATTGACGGGTTGCGACAAAACCACCCCTTCGCTCATCATGGGGGCCGCGAGCGTTGATTTACCCACGATTGTATTGCCTGGTGGGCCGATGTTGGCGGGGCGTTTTCAAGGCAAAGCCATCGGTTCGGGCACCGACGTATGGCGGTTTGCCGATGACCTCAAAACGGGTAAAATGACTCCCGAAGAATTTGAAGAAGCAGAGAGTTGTATGAGCCGTAGTATTGGTCACTGCTCTACGATGGGTACGGCTTCTACCATGGCGACCATGGCCGAAGCTCTGGGCCTTACACTACCCGGGCTGTCGGCGATTCCTGCCGCTGATTCGCGTAAGAAAATGAATGCCCACATGACGGGAATGCGCATTGTAGAAATGGTCAAAGAGAATCTGACACTTTCAAAAATATTGACCAGAGAAGCCTTCGAAAATGCTATTATGCTCAATGCGGGCGTGGGAGGCTCTACAAATTTTGTGTTGCACTTGCTGGCCATCGCGGGCCGGGTAGGCGTAGACTTGACGTTGGACGACTTTGACCGCGTAGGTTCACGAATGCCGTTTTTATTGAATGTAATGCCTTCTGGTAAATACCTCATGGAAGATTATTTCTACGCAGGTGGCTTGCAGGTGGTCATTAATGAAATGAAGGAGCATTTACACAAAAATGTAATAACCGTAAATGGTAAATCGCTGATTGATAATTCATTAAATGCCAAAAACTGGAATCCTGACGTGATTGCATCGGGAGAGTCGCCGATTTTGGAAGAAGGAGGGATTGCGGTTATTAAAGGTAATTTGTGCGAAAATGGCGCGGTTATTAAACCTTCGGCGGCTTCGGCGCATTTGATGAAGCACAAAGGTCGGGCTGTGGTGTTTGAGTCGATTGAAGATTATCATGCTCGTATCGAAGACCCAGAACTGGATATTGACGAGACTTGCGTAATGGTCCTTAAAAACGTAGGGCCAAAAGGTTATCCAGGAATGCCTGAAGTTGGTAACATGGCGTTGCCTAAAAAACTGTTGGAAAAAGGAGTGACGGACATGGTGCGTATTTCTGATGCCCGCATGAGTGGAACGGCCTACGGAACGGTGTTATTACACGCTTCTCCTGAAAGTGCCATCGGTGGTAATTTGGGATTGGTTGAAAACGGCGACATCATCGAAATTGACATTCACGAACGCTATATTCACTGGCACGTTTCAGACGATGAAATCGCACGCCGCCGAGCCGCTTGGACGCCGATTGATTTGGGCTACAACCGCGGCCACAATAAGCTTTACATTGAGCACGTGACCCAATCGCACGAAGGTTGTGATTTTGACTTTTTGATTGGTAAATCAGGGCACAAAGTGAGTAGAGAGTCGCATTAA
- a CDS encoding branched-chain amino acid aminotransferase — protein MTTDTLAMEIKRVEASRIHEVDFDNLVFGRHYSDHMFVADYINGEWTNLQIVPYANLSLSPATAALHYGQAIFEGMKAYKNEAGEPLMFRPLDNWARFNKSATRMCMPEVPEEIFMGGLTELLRTDAAWIPTAPDTSLYIRPYMFSTDAYIGVRPSDTYKFIIFTSPVGKYYSKPPRVKVEQHYIRAAEGGVGFAKCAGNYGGSLYPAKLAQQQGYDQIIWTDARDHEYVEESGTMNVMFFMDGKLITPATSDTILNGVTRKSIVDIARHWGVPVEERKVAVKEIIDALKEGRLEAAFGAGTAVVVSPFGVIGFEGTDYELPAVTEDSFVARVKNFLTDLRTGKTEDPFGWVVKA, from the coding sequence ATGACAACGGACACATTGGCCATGGAAATCAAACGCGTAGAAGCTTCGCGTATCCATGAAGTAGATTTCGACAATTTGGTATTTGGTCGCCATTATTCAGACCACATGTTTGTCGCCGATTATATTAACGGTGAATGGACCAACCTTCAAATTGTCCCCTATGCCAACCTCAGCCTCAGCCCCGCCACTGCCGCTCTCCACTACGGACAAGCAATTTTTGAAGGAATGAAAGCCTACAAAAACGAAGCAGGTGAGCCACTGATGTTCCGTCCGTTGGACAACTGGGCGCGTTTTAACAAGTCGGCCACGCGTATGTGCATGCCAGAAGTCCCCGAAGAAATTTTCATGGGCGGCCTCACCGAATTGCTCCGTACAGATGCGGCTTGGATTCCTACTGCCCCAGATACTTCGCTTTATATTCGTCCGTATATGTTTTCTACCGATGCCTATATTGGTGTAAGACCTTCAGATACCTACAAGTTTATCATTTTTACCAGCCCAGTAGGAAAATACTACTCAAAACCTCCACGCGTGAAAGTGGAGCAGCACTACATCCGCGCGGCCGAAGGTGGCGTAGGTTTTGCCAAATGTGCGGGTAATTATGGCGGCTCGTTGTATCCTGCCAAATTGGCCCAACAACAAGGCTACGACCAAATTATCTGGACGGACGCCCGCGACCACGAGTATGTAGAAGAATCAGGAACGATGAACGTGATGTTTTTCATGGATGGCAAACTCATTACGCCTGCTACTTCCGATACCATCCTCAACGGTGTGACCCGCAAAAGCATCGTAGATATTGCCCGTCATTGGGGAGTACCTGTAGAAGAACGTAAAGTAGCCGTGAAAGAAATCATAGATGCGCTTAAAGAAGGCCGTTTAGAGGCGGCTTTTGGGGCAGGAACTGCCGTGGTGGTGTCGCCGTTTGGCGTAATCGGCTTTGAAGGAACCGACTACGAACTTCCTGCCGTGACCGAAGATTCATTTGTTGCGCGCGTTAAAAACTTTTTAACCGACCTCCGTACTGGAAAAACAGAAGACCCTTTTGGATGGGTAGTGAAAGCATAA
- a CDS encoding Ppx/GppA phosphatase family protein: MKYAIIDLGTNTFHLLIIEQNPDGIIPLFKTQIPAKIGKAGINQGIITEEATQRALNVLSQFRQRINEFGVELSNTKAIGTSAIRNAKNAKEFCATVKNETEITIDIISGDREAELIYHGVRQGIALGEKISVIMDIGGGSVEFIICNASRIFWKQSFEIGGQRLLEQFVLTDPISPSAIRRMNDYFQEQLLPLVNAAHQYAPQTLVGSSGSFDTLVDMDFMHRLGHLPNPSQTGFEIATEEFYRAYHLLTTQSHHDRMTIPGMIELRVDMIVPGVVLIDHVLRSLNIQQIRSSTYALKEGIMAWVVSA, from the coding sequence ATGAAGTACGCCATTATTGACCTTGGAACCAATACTTTCCATTTGTTGATTATTGAACAAAATCCTGACGGAATTATCCCCCTATTTAAGACTCAAATCCCCGCCAAGATAGGCAAAGCAGGTATTAATCAGGGCATTATCACCGAAGAAGCTACCCAACGCGCGTTAAATGTGCTAAGTCAATTTCGTCAAAGAATAAATGAATTTGGCGTTGAACTTTCCAACACCAAGGCCATTGGCACCAGCGCGATTCGAAACGCAAAAAATGCGAAAGAATTTTGCGCAACGGTCAAAAATGAAACAGAAATCACGATTGACATCATTTCGGGCGACCGAGAAGCGGAATTAATCTACCACGGCGTCCGACAAGGAATTGCGTTAGGCGAGAAAATATCCGTTATCATGGACATCGGCGGAGGCAGCGTTGAGTTTATCATTTGCAATGCTTCGCGTATCTTTTGGAAACAAAGTTTTGAAATAGGCGGACAGCGGTTGCTGGAGCAATTTGTGCTTACTGACCCCATATCGCCGTCGGCAATTCGACGAATGAATGATTATTTTCAAGAACAGCTTTTACCGCTGGTCAATGCCGCTCACCAATACGCCCCCCAAACGCTGGTCGGCTCCTCAGGTTCATTTGATACGTTGGTTGACATGGATTTTATGCACCGACTGGGCCATTTACCCAATCCATCACAAACAGGTTTTGAAATTGCAACGGAAGAATTCTACCGCGCTTACCATCTCCTCACTACCCAGAGCCACCATGATCGCATGACCATTCCGGGTATGATTGAGTTACGGGTGGATATGATTGTACCCGGTGTGGTGCTGATTGACCATGTTTTACGAAGTTTGAATATTCAACAGATTCGTTCTTCGACCTATGCGTTGAAAGAAGGAATTATGGCTTGGGTTGTGTCAGCATAA
- a CDS encoding amidohydrolase family protein, producing the protein MFNYRSTLLSVILGAIQCVTFGQEAQSAKLKDFRLNYLQRTELSEDVQQVKLKDYRPVSIYKTPQSKIPKAKYPAIDLHTHDNPKSDAEVDRWVQLMDEVGIDKSVILSYSTGATFDAMARKYARYPNRFEVWCGFDYTGMDQPDWSQRAVAELVRCYQSGARGVGELGDKGLGELYSKPTPGRGMHINDPRMKPLLMKCGELRMPISIHVAEDAWMYLPPDSTNDGLMNAAKWRVDMTKEGILNHDQLITTLEEAVRDNPRTTFIACHLANCNADLSQLARLLDAYPNLYADISARFAEFAPIPRFAKAFMEKYSDRLVYGTDMGFSRDMYLTTFRILESADEHFYEHNRFGYHWPLYGLSLSPRTLKKIYQTNAQKILRR; encoded by the coding sequence ATGTTCAACTACCGCAGTACGCTTTTGTCCGTCATTTTGGGGGCAATACAGTGTGTCACCTTCGGTCAGGAAGCACAGTCCGCCAAATTGAAAGATTTCCGTCTGAATTACCTGCAACGTACGGAACTGTCAGAGGATGTTCAACAAGTCAAATTGAAAGATTATCGCCCAGTCTCAATTTACAAAACACCCCAATCAAAAATTCCGAAAGCCAAATACCCGGCGATAGATCTGCACACCCACGATAATCCTAAAAGCGATGCTGAAGTGGATAGGTGGGTACAGCTCATGGATGAAGTAGGGATTGATAAGTCAGTCATTTTATCATATAGTACGGGAGCCACTTTTGACGCCATGGCGCGTAAATACGCCCGTTATCCCAATCGTTTTGAGGTATGGTGTGGGTTTGACTATACTGGAATGGACCAACCTGATTGGTCGCAGCGGGCGGTGGCAGAATTGGTACGCTGCTACCAATCAGGTGCGCGCGGGGTGGGGGAGTTGGGCGACAAAGGTTTGGGGGAATTGTACTCTAAACCAACTCCGGGACGTGGTATGCACATCAACGACCCCCGTATGAAACCCCTATTGATGAAGTGTGGGGAACTGAGAATGCCCATCAGTATTCACGTAGCGGAGGATGCTTGGATGTACTTGCCGCCCGACTCTACCAATGACGGTTTGATGAACGCTGCCAAATGGCGGGTGGATATGACCAAAGAGGGTATTTTGAATCATGATCAGTTGATTACTACGCTTGAAGAGGCTGTGCGCGACAATCCCCGCACGACTTTTATCGCTTGTCACCTGGCTAACTGCAATGCTGATTTGAGTCAATTGGCGAGGCTACTGGATGCGTATCCCAATTTGTATGCAGATATATCAGCCCGGTTTGCCGAATTTGCCCCGATTCCGCGCTTTGCCAAGGCATTCATGGAAAAATATAGCGATCGGTTGGTCTATGGTACCGACATGGGCTTCTCGCGCGATATGTATCTTACCACGTTCAGAATCCTTGAATCGGCCGACGAACACTTTTACGAGCACAATCGGTTTGGATACCATTGGCCTTTGTATGGGTTGTCGTTAAGCCCCAGAACGCTAAAAAAAATATACCAAACCAACGCCCAAAAAATATTAAGGAGATAG
- the rsfS gene encoding ribosome silencing factor, producing MKQRKSNIISSEELCQLVVKGMQEKKAVDIVVMDLREIKNSITDFFVICTGNSDTQVDAIADSVEDEVQKITNSLPWQREGREAKEWILIDYVDVVVHVFKKERREFYGLEQLWGDAKVTHVEEEFA from the coding sequence ATGAAACAACGCAAATCAAACATTATATCTTCAGAAGAACTGTGCCAGCTGGTTGTGAAGGGAATGCAGGAAAAGAAAGCAGTAGACATCGTAGTGATGGACCTGCGCGAAATAAAAAACTCCATTACAGACTTCTTTGTTATTTGTACCGGTAACTCCGATACCCAAGTAGACGCCATCGCCGATTCTGTCGAAGATGAAGTGCAAAAAATCACGAACTCATTGCCTTGGCAGCGTGAAGGGCGTGAAGCCAAAGAATGGATATTGATTGATTATGTGGATGTTGTGGTCCATGTTTTCAAGAAAGAACGTCGTGAATTCTACGGATTGGAACAACTCTGGGGTGATGCCAAAGTTACCCACGTCGAGGAGGAATTTGCCTGA
- the rpsU gene encoding 30S ribosomal protein S21: protein MLVVQIKENESIDKALKRFKKKFEKTGVLKELRSRSAFEKKSVKRRQQVIHASYVQKMREGDEL from the coding sequence ATGCTCGTCGTACAAATCAAAGAAAACGAATCAATTGACAAGGCACTCAAACGTTTCAAAAAGAAATTTGAAAAGACCGGAGTTTTGAAAGAATTGCGTTCACGCTCTGCTTTCGAAAAGAAATCAGTGAAACGTCGTCAGCAAGTGATTCATGCCTCTTACGTGCAGAAAATGCGCGAGGGCGATGAACTATAA
- a CDS encoding YciI family protein → MLYVIHAYDFTDEQALERRMAVRPNHFDGAKQLKSTGNFVLGGALLDPDGKMIGSMMVVDFEDETGLNQWLQNDPYVTGKVWEKIDVKPFRKADI, encoded by the coding sequence ATGCTTTACGTAATTCATGCCTACGATTTTACCGATGAACAAGCCCTCGAACGCCGCATGGCCGTCAGGCCCAATCACTTTGATGGCGCAAAACAGTTGAAATCTACTGGAAACTTTGTCTTAGGCGGAGCCTTATTAGACCCTGATGGAAAGATGATTGGGTCAATGATGGTGGTTGACTTTGAAGATGAAACAGGGCTCAACCAGTGGCTTCAAAACGACCCCTACGTAACTGGCAAAGTATGGGAGAAAATAGATGTAAAACCCTTCAGAAAAGCTGATATATAG